A DNA window from Verrucomicrobiia bacterium contains the following coding sequences:
- a CDS encoding amino acid permease, which translates to MSEHRPLGLTSAIALVVAAMIGTGVFTTSGLLLEDLRSPGAVLAVWALGGVIAMLGALSYGALGRRLPESGGEYWFLTHTVHPAAGYVAGWVSLLVGFAAPAAASAFAFGRYVAPWFPGSDPRLAGGALLLTCAVLHALPAGKAARVQSLGVGWNLALILGFLALALPRVRIALPDPGDPVGTADAAARFGVALIVVSYSYAGWNAAVYVGGEIRDPARNLPRALLLGTLMVTALYVALNWVFVYSASVSELAGQVEVGRIAAEQLGGPAWGAAVSALIALVLMMSVSSFLMAGPRVVARMARDGHLPHWLSATGDGPPWRAVVAQAAIALAMLATVTFAGLLTYVGLTLGLMTAATVGGLIRMRLRERERMPVPGWPWVPGLFLLAVLGSCGATVVERPAAAAASLGTVALGLAAWRWRGRRTSG; encoded by the coding sequence ATGTCAGAACACCGTCCGTTGGGATTGACGAGCGCCATCGCCCTGGTGGTGGCGGCGATGATTGGGACCGGAGTCTTCACCACGAGCGGCCTGCTGCTGGAGGACCTTCGCTCGCCCGGGGCCGTCCTCGCGGTGTGGGCCCTGGGGGGCGTCATCGCCATGCTGGGGGCGCTCAGCTACGGCGCGTTGGGGCGCCGCCTGCCGGAGTCGGGCGGGGAATACTGGTTCCTGACGCACACCGTCCATCCCGCCGCGGGTTATGTCGCCGGATGGGTCTCCCTGCTGGTCGGGTTTGCCGCTCCGGCGGCGGCTTCGGCATTTGCCTTTGGCCGGTACGTGGCCCCCTGGTTTCCCGGCTCGGACCCGCGGCTCGCCGGGGGGGCGCTGCTCCTGACCTGTGCCGTCCTGCATGCCCTGCCGGCAGGGAAGGCGGCGCGGGTCCAGAGCCTTGGCGTGGGCTGGAATCTGGCCCTGATCCTCGGATTTCTGGCGCTGGCGCTGCCGCGGGTCCGCATCGCATTGCCGGACCCCGGGGACCCAGTCGGGACTGCGGATGCCGCTGCCCGGTTCGGTGTGGCCTTGATCGTGGTTTCCTACAGCTATGCGGGATGGAATGCGGCGGTCTACGTCGGCGGCGAGATCCGCGATCCCGCGCGCAATCTGCCCCGTGCCCTGCTCCTGGGCACGCTGATGGTCACCGCGCTCTACGTGGCCCTCAACTGGGTGTTTGTGTACTCGGCGTCCGTTTCGGAACTCGCCGGGCAGGTGGAGGTGGGCCGGATCGCCGCGGAACAGCTCGGAGGCCCCGCCTGGGGCGCCGCGGTCTCGGCGCTCATCGCGCTGGTCCTGATGATGTCGGTGTCCTCCTTTCTCATGGCCGGACCCCGGGTGGTCGCCCGCATGGCGCGGGATGGCCACCTGCCGCACTGGCTTTCCGCAACCGGGGACGGACCGCCGTGGCGTGCCGTGGTGGCTCAGGCCGCGATCGCCCTGGCGATGCTGGCGACCGTGACGTTTGCGGGACTGCTGACCTATGTGGGATTGACCCTCGGCCTGATGACCGCCGCGACCGTGGGTGGATTGATCCGGATGAGACTCCGGGAAAGGGAGCGGATGCCGGTGCCGGGCTGGCCTTGGGTTCCGGGGTTGTTCCTCCTGGCGGTGCTGGGCAGTTGCGGGGCGACGGTGGTGGAACGTCCGGCCGCCGCCGCTGCAAGCCTGGGCACCGTGGCGCTCGGCCTGGCTGCCTGGCGGTGGCGCGGACGCCGGACGTCCGGGTGA
- a CDS encoding sulfate ABC transporter substrate-binding protein, whose translation MAIAAPKSVELLNVSYDPTRELFEEFNRAFSAHWKATTGDSVSIRMSHGGSGKQARAVIDGLAADVVTLALAADVDAIAERSRQISPGWQRRLPDNSAPYTSTVVFLVRKGNPKGIGDWEDLVQPGVSVITANPKSSGGARWNYLAAWGAAARRFGGDTNQVFKFMTALFEHVPVLDTGARGATTTFTQRGIGDVLITWENEAFLSLAESGGDSLEMVVPPLSILAEPTVAIVESAARKRGTEQVATEYLKYLYSEEGQEIIAKNHYRPRLESVAARYAGKFPAIEFLTIDHDFGGWSRAQKDHFGDGGTFERVQTAGRRR comes from the coding sequence GTGGCGATCGCGGCTCCAAAATCCGTGGAGTTGCTCAACGTTTCCTACGATCCCACACGCGAGCTGTTTGAGGAGTTCAATCGTGCCTTTTCGGCGCATTGGAAGGCGACAACCGGGGATTCCGTCTCGATCCGCATGTCGCACGGAGGGTCTGGCAAGCAGGCCCGTGCGGTGATTGACGGGCTGGCAGCGGACGTTGTGACCCTGGCCTTGGCGGCGGATGTGGACGCCATAGCCGAGCGGTCGCGACAGATTTCGCCTGGCTGGCAGCGCCGGCTTCCCGACAACAGTGCTCCCTATACGTCCACCGTGGTCTTTTTGGTTCGGAAGGGGAATCCAAAGGGCATCGGGGACTGGGAGGATTTGGTCCAGCCCGGAGTCTCGGTGATCACTGCAAACCCCAAGTCCTCGGGGGGGGCTCGTTGGAACTATCTGGCGGCCTGGGGGGCTGCGGCTCGGCGATTCGGGGGGGACACCAATCAGGTCTTTAAATTCATGACCGCACTTTTTGAGCATGTTCCCGTGCTCGACACCGGAGCGCGGGGAGCGACAACGACGTTTACTCAGCGCGGCATTGGCGACGTGCTGATCACTTGGGAGAACGAGGCCTTCCTGTCCCTGGCGGAAAGCGGCGGCGACTCCCTTGAAATGGTGGTGCCGCCCCTGAGCATTCTTGCGGAACCCACGGTCGCGATTGTGGAGAGCGCCGCGAGAAAGCGGGGCACCGAGCAGGTCGCGACCGAGTATCTGAAATACCTCTACAGCGAGGAAGGTCAGGAGATCATCGCGAAGAACCACTACCGCCCCCGTCTCGAATCCGTGGCTGCCCGGTACGCCGGAAAGTTCCCAGCGATTGAGTTCCTGACGATCGATCACGATTTTGGGGGCTGGAGCCGCGCCCAAAAGGATCACTTTGGTGACGGCGGCACGTTTGAACGCGTTCAGACCGCCGGCCGCCGGCGGTAG
- a CDS encoding YezD family protein: MDKRVVTQGVGESQSVPVWLNAVRLQVESLRFGQVQIVVHDGRVVQIEKVEKIRIESRLGSGE, encoded by the coding sequence ATGGACAAACGAGTGGTCACGCAGGGGGTTGGAGAATCCCAGTCGGTCCCGGTCTGGTTGAATGCCGTTCGACTTCAAGTCGAATCACTCCGCTTTGGCCAGGTGCAGATCGTCGTTCACGACGGCCGCGTGGTGCAGATCGAGAAGGTCGAGAAAATTCGAATTGAATCCCGGCTTGGATCCGGGGAGTGA
- a CDS encoding biopolymer transporter ExbD — MKKTSRSQHSSLNELNITPLLDLAFVLLVIFIITTPQMVNHLEMNLPSTQVPPPSDRPPEPPHQILVTASGSISLNGRVLTLGELRASLAALQQQDAERPYVVRGTPDADYQYVVRVLDILQQLDIVKVGLATETGSPVL, encoded by the coding sequence ATGAAGAAGACCTCGCGATCGCAACACAGTTCGCTCAACGAGCTGAACATCACGCCGTTGCTCGATCTGGCGTTCGTGCTGCTGGTGATCTTCATCATCACCACGCCCCAGATGGTCAATCACCTGGAGATGAACCTGCCTTCGACGCAGGTGCCTCCGCCGAGTGACCGTCCCCCCGAACCTCCGCACCAGATCCTGGTCACCGCCTCGGGCAGCATCTCCCTCAACGGGCGGGTGCTCACACTGGGGGAACTCCGTGCCAGTCTCGCGGCCCTCCAACAGCAGGACGCCGAGAGACCGTACGTCGTTCGAGGCACCCCGGATGCCGACTATCAGTATGTGGTTCGGGTACTCGACATCCTCCAGCAGTTGGACATCGTCAAAGTGGGGCTCGCCACCGAGACCGGATCTCCCGTGCTTTGA
- a CDS encoding TonB C-terminal domain-containing protein — translation MAAPRRKRSSATVNLIVSLVFHAVVILGLAFLAAREGLLGKQLKTIAVTMAPKEKPPEPEEPKEPDNPPEPPPELPREDVIPQAATPPPPPVNVAPPPPAAPLTAPPVAPPPVGLPAFNFADGAKVVESTSDPVALYRGYVEFMLRSRWVRPDGVADERFVAEVEFSIGPGGEVVDSRWQRGSGHTAWDNSVREAIRSTRTLGRPPPREFPPRFLVRFDVAAEADASGLP, via the coding sequence ATGGCGGCCCCACGAAGGAAGCGCAGTTCGGCGACGGTCAATCTGATCGTCTCGCTGGTGTTTCATGCCGTGGTGATCCTGGGTCTGGCGTTCCTTGCGGCGCGCGAGGGGCTGCTGGGCAAACAGCTCAAGACCATCGCGGTGACCATGGCCCCGAAGGAAAAGCCTCCGGAGCCCGAGGAGCCCAAGGAGCCCGACAATCCGCCGGAACCTCCTCCTGAGTTACCCCGTGAGGACGTGATTCCCCAGGCGGCGACGCCACCGCCACCGCCGGTGAACGTCGCCCCGCCACCGCCGGCGGCACCGCTCACGGCCCCCCCGGTGGCCCCTCCGCCGGTCGGACTTCCCGCGTTTAACTTTGCGGATGGCGCGAAGGTCGTGGAATCCACCTCGGACCCTGTGGCCCTGTACCGGGGCTACGTCGAGTTCATGCTGCGGTCCCGGTGGGTGCGCCCGGATGGTGTGGCCGACGAGCGGTTTGTTGCCGAGGTGGAGTTCTCCATCGGCCCCGGAGGTGAGGTGGTGGATTCCCGCTGGCAGCGCGGCAGCGGTCATACCGCTTGGGACAACTCTGTGCGGGAGGCGATCCGGTCCACCCGCACCCTGGGGCGTCCGCCTCCCAGGGAGTTTCCCCCCCGGTTCCTGGTGCGCTTCGATGTTGCCGCGGAAGCTGACGCTTCAGGCCTGCCATGA
- a CDS encoding biopolymer transporter ExbD, which yields MKKCSQTHHHSLTELNITPLLDLAFVLLVIFIITTTPIVNDLDLDLPSASRREKDPPRKANYVTVDGSGRLYLNKQEVDELALHGLLVELRTADPDLSVIVRGDAKTKYARIVGVMDMLQQANVLRVELATEPLAPGEL from the coding sequence ATGAAAAAGTGCTCCCAAACTCATCACCACTCGCTGACGGAGCTCAACATCACGCCGCTCCTGGATCTCGCGTTTGTGCTGCTCGTGATCTTCATCATCACCACCACGCCCATCGTCAATGACCTGGACCTCGATCTGCCGTCTGCGTCCCGCCGTGAGAAGGATCCGCCGCGGAAGGCCAATTATGTAACGGTGGATGGCTCCGGGCGGCTGTACCTGAACAAGCAGGAGGTGGATGAGCTGGCGCTCCACGGGCTTTTGGTGGAGTTGCGGACCGCGGACCCGGATCTGAGCGTGATCGTGCGCGGGGATGCCAAGACCAAGTATGCGCGCATCGTGGGGGTGATGGACATGTTGCAGCAGGCCAACGTGCTGCGGGTGGAGCTGGCGACGGAGCCGCTGGCGCCCGGAGAACTCTGA
- a CDS encoding MotA/TolQ/ExbB proton channel family protein, protein MTIHSLDPLLASGALQFAFERATLEGKITIGTLVVVSLFSWTVILSKVRQLWVARREARKFFNAYRAARDPLELSRTEVSFDGAPAYHLYLAGSEELAYHLEHHAVTLDGRRRVSGASFDSVKVALERTASAEALALEKGMVVLSTAVAGGPFIGLLGTVWGVMETFSGVARANSASLTAMAPGVAGALIATVVGLMVAIPAMFAYNFMVTSIRAITQELDNFASEYATALEHAYVDNRPLAEELAASNRILAEQLERSNESLGRRIESALREGVSSNLG, encoded by the coding sequence ATGACGATCCATTCCCTCGACCCGCTGCTGGCTTCCGGCGCCCTTCAGTTTGCCTTCGAAAGAGCCACCCTTGAGGGCAAGATCACCATTGGCACTCTGGTGGTCGTGTCGTTGTTCAGTTGGACGGTCATCCTGAGCAAGGTGCGGCAGCTCTGGGTTGCCCGTAGGGAGGCCCGCAAGTTTTTCAACGCCTATCGGGCCGCCCGGGATCCGCTGGAACTGTCCAGGACGGAGGTTTCATTTGATGGCGCACCGGCCTACCACCTCTATCTCGCCGGCTCCGAGGAGCTTGCCTACCATCTCGAGCATCACGCCGTGACGCTGGACGGCCGCCGGCGTGTCAGCGGGGCCTCCTTCGATTCGGTCAAAGTCGCGCTGGAGCGCACAGCCAGCGCCGAGGCGCTGGCATTGGAAAAGGGCATGGTCGTGTTGTCCACCGCGGTCGCGGGTGGACCGTTCATCGGGCTCCTCGGCACCGTCTGGGGCGTCATGGAGACCTTCTCCGGCGTCGCGAGAGCCAATTCCGCGAGCCTGACGGCGATGGCCCCGGGCGTGGCGGGAGCCCTGATCGCCACCGTCGTCGGCCTCATGGTGGCGATCCCGGCGATGTTTGCCTACAACTTCATGGTGACCAGCATTCGGGCGATCACCCAGGAGCTCGACAATTTTGCGTCCGAGTATGCCACGGCGCTGGAGCACGCGTATGTGGACAACCGGCCGCTGGCTGAGGAGTTGGCGGCGTCGAATCGGATTCTGGCGGAGCAATTGGAGCGCTCCAACGAATCCCTGGGGCGCCGCATCGAGTCGGCATTACGCGAGGGAGTCTCCTCGAACCTCGGTTGA
- a CDS encoding filamentous hemagglutinin N-terminal domain-containing protein: MKIASQRPGTPGTVTLLLANAVAWAPVAWSNPAGMTVQSGSASLTIQGAQTTINASHNAVLNWQQFNIAPGETTTFVQPSAQSIVWNHIHDSQPSQIWGNLNANGVVVLMNGAGFHFGPDAFVSTAGLVVSTAPAIPMESGSGPFWQFQGLPPSASIVNYGRIRIGEAGSAFLIAERVENHGEIAAPGGRIGLLAAREVLISERPDGRGLSAAVSLPEGAVNQAGRLVADAGTVALHARVVNQDGLIQANSVRERNGVIELIASDSVTLGALSAMSASGGGEGISNGGKIIIQSERSFSDAPTSTLAVRGGSEGGNGGFVEVSAPEMPAIRSTLEGSAASGGAGGRLLIDPVDIVIGQSGGGSAGGGTVGADDPPTTLFLDVNTAFIGFAQIELQATRDITIAAGTLWDLAASTGQSAPGSRLSLEAGNNVSIADGAGILAGEHWSVSLAAGRDFSTPDGIVPVAVVPNQPRPRQHSVFFEGAGFLESANGAVEIRAGLDVTVAGGFVRSTSGGSISVEALGGNINTGTRANGFIFTRNGYEISPDLGGISTRNGGDVTLSAGQNVISHLPVAGGVQSNAGSGAFGAAPGNVTVTAGQDVAGHYVVRNGLGTIHAGRDAGTPSRLLALSLISGGWTVTGGRDVLLQEVRNPNGMFNNLGASTAANRHRFDYAPDAFASLTAGHSIQLRGTALPRYLDTFSQGMSPIYPGTLEMTAGAGGVLLGNDVTLFPSPVGNLRVTIRDGGSLTGTKPGELVSLVMSDSGETRYRSFGDFGINDHAAVPLHLESTEPVRLDIAGGMQNVLLGAPKRAVVMVGGDMVNSRFSGQNLRPDDVTSIAVAGDIINRNDFTSAPLAEKPNFFLFDFVFPALTGDAEGMQTLLFYDEKNQVITYQGRMSGSQRETLLKLPVQVFDANGQPVFLPNGEPQTQFVEFLPADVVEALYVQSQDVPLNPDTGYRIGGGGSFDLTARNLDLGATAGIVSYGPRANAALANYFTRGADVSVVLSGNLDMFSTTISSLNGGNVTVVSDGDVNVGSRDFRASDQFARGIFTVDPSDVTVIARGNIDVNGSRIAGYDGGSVLVRSLEGNVDAGTGGSGSATVEKIYVDPVTRAIRTYAPTIPGSGILATTFPPPLDTAFPPSRNLVGDITVETPRGNITASAGGVVQLPLNGIGERSGTVMLNAGTRDESGAVIHEGSIDAGGSGVIGSNVKLEATGDITGLVFARDNIDLNAQQSVNVTALAQGSVSVNAGGSVSGTIVGVGSVNASGASVDASLLSQNVTATGDVSSAQVGFSQGTAAAGASQSLQADDGTRKAGTDDKKSEEDDGLLRRLAGGPRLTRTVGRVTVVLPTSQPN; the protein is encoded by the coding sequence ATGAAAATCGCATCCCAACGCCCGGGAACACCGGGAACGGTGACCTTGCTGCTGGCCAATGCCGTCGCCTGGGCACCGGTCGCCTGGTCGAATCCGGCAGGAATGACCGTCCAGAGCGGGTCCGCCAGCCTGACGATCCAGGGGGCTCAGACGACGATCAACGCGTCGCACAACGCCGTCTTGAACTGGCAGCAATTCAACATCGCACCGGGGGAGACGACCACCTTCGTGCAGCCGTCCGCCCAGTCCATCGTCTGGAATCACATTCACGACAGCCAGCCCTCCCAAATCTGGGGCAATCTGAATGCCAACGGCGTGGTGGTCCTCATGAACGGCGCTGGATTCCATTTTGGCCCCGACGCATTTGTCAGCACGGCGGGACTTGTGGTTTCGACCGCCCCTGCCATTCCGATGGAATCGGGGTCGGGTCCCTTCTGGCAGTTTCAAGGCCTGCCCCCGTCGGCTTCGATCGTCAACTACGGCCGGATCCGGATCGGGGAGGCCGGCTCAGCGTTTCTGATCGCCGAGCGCGTTGAAAACCACGGCGAAATCGCGGCGCCGGGAGGGCGGATTGGGCTGCTGGCTGCGCGTGAAGTGTTGATTTCGGAGCGTCCGGATGGGCGCGGCCTTTCGGCGGCGGTTTCCCTGCCGGAGGGCGCGGTGAATCAGGCCGGCCGGCTCGTTGCCGATGCCGGCACGGTGGCCCTCCATGCCCGGGTCGTGAATCAGGACGGTTTGATCCAGGCCAATTCTGTCCGCGAACGCAACGGGGTGATCGAATTGATTGCCTCGGATTCGGTAACTCTGGGCGCCTTGTCAGCGATGAGTGCCTCCGGGGGAGGCGAGGGAATCAGCAACGGGGGAAAAATCATCATCCAGTCCGAGCGATCCTTCTCGGATGCCCCCACCTCCACGCTGGCAGTCCGGGGCGGAAGTGAAGGTGGCAACGGAGGGTTCGTCGAAGTGTCGGCACCCGAGATGCCGGCCATCCGTTCGACCTTGGAGGGCTCCGCGGCATCCGGAGGTGCCGGTGGCCGGCTCCTGATTGATCCGGTGGACATCGTCATCGGCCAGTCGGGAGGCGGAAGCGCCGGCGGCGGTACTGTCGGTGCCGATGATCCGCCGACCACCCTTTTTCTGGACGTGAACACAGCGTTTATCGGGTTTGCCCAGATTGAACTTCAGGCGACTCGCGACATTACGATCGCTGCAGGCACGCTTTGGGACCTTGCGGCCAGCACGGGGCAGAGCGCTCCAGGGAGCCGGCTTTCGCTCGAGGCGGGCAACAACGTTTCCATCGCCGACGGCGCGGGGATTCTTGCCGGAGAGCATTGGTCGGTCTCCCTTGCGGCCGGGCGGGATTTCTCGACGCCCGATGGCATTGTCCCGGTTGCGGTGGTGCCCAACCAGCCGCGTCCCCGGCAGCATTCCGTATTTTTCGAAGGTGCCGGGTTTCTGGAATCCGCCAACGGGGCCGTCGAGATTCGCGCGGGTCTCGATGTGACCGTGGCGGGCGGATTCGTGCGCTCCACGAGCGGAGGTTCCATTTCGGTGGAGGCCCTGGGAGGCAACATCAACACGGGAACTCGCGCCAACGGATTCATCTTCACCCGGAACGGCTATGAGATCAGCCCGGACCTGGGCGGAATCAGCACCCGCAATGGCGGGGACGTCACCTTGTCGGCGGGGCAGAATGTCATCAGCCACCTGCCCGTGGCGGGCGGTGTCCAGTCGAACGCCGGCAGCGGCGCCTTCGGCGCGGCGCCCGGCAACGTGACGGTGACTGCCGGGCAGGATGTGGCGGGCCACTACGTGGTCCGGAACGGCCTGGGCACAATCCACGCGGGACGCGATGCCGGCACGCCGTCGCGATTGCTGGCGCTGAGCCTGATCAGCGGCGGGTGGACGGTGACCGGTGGTCGCGACGTGCTGCTGCAGGAGGTGCGGAATCCGAACGGGATGTTCAACAACCTGGGCGCGAGCACCGCGGCCAATCGTCACCGTTTCGACTACGCGCCGGACGCCTTCGCGTCGCTGACGGCGGGGCATTCGATCCAGTTGCGGGGGACCGCGTTGCCCCGGTATCTCGACACGTTCTCACAGGGGATGTCGCCGATCTACCCGGGCACGCTTGAGATGACCGCCGGCGCCGGCGGTGTGCTCTTGGGCAATGACGTGACTCTTTTCCCTTCACCGGTGGGCAACCTCCGGGTGACCATCCGGGACGGTGGATCGCTCACGGGAACCAAGCCGGGCGAACTGGTTTCCCTTGTGATGTCCGACAGCGGGGAGACCCGATATCGCTCTTTCGGTGACTTCGGCATTAACGACCACGCCGCGGTGCCACTGCACCTCGAAAGCACGGAACCGGTCCGATTGGACATCGCAGGGGGGATGCAGAACGTGCTCCTTGGAGCTCCGAAGCGTGCGGTGGTCATGGTGGGTGGCGACATGGTGAACAGCCGCTTCAGCGGTCAGAACCTGCGTCCAGATGATGTGACGTCCATCGCAGTCGCCGGAGACATCATCAACCGGAACGACTTCACCAGCGCGCCGCTTGCGGAGAAGCCAAATTTCTTCCTGTTCGACTTTGTTTTTCCGGCACTGACCGGGGATGCGGAGGGCATGCAAACCCTGCTCTTTTACGATGAGAAGAACCAGGTGATCACCTACCAGGGACGCATGAGCGGCAGCCAGCGCGAGACCCTGCTCAAGCTGCCGGTGCAGGTGTTTGATGCCAATGGCCAGCCGGTCTTTCTGCCCAATGGGGAACCCCAGACCCAGTTCGTTGAGTTCCTGCCGGCGGATGTGGTCGAGGCCCTGTACGTCCAGAGCCAGGACGTCCCCTTGAATCCGGACACCGGATACCGGATCGGCGGCGGTGGTTCCTTCGATCTCACCGCCCGCAATCTCGACCTGGGGGCCACGGCCGGGATCGTCTCCTACGGCCCCCGGGCGAATGCGGCTCTCGCCAATTATTTCACCCGTGGTGCAGATGTGAGCGTGGTGCTCTCGGGCAACCTCGACATGTTCTCGACGACGATTTCGTCGTTGAACGGTGGCAACGTCACCGTGGTTTCGGACGGTGACGTGAACGTGGGGTCGCGGGATTTTCGGGCCAGCGACCAGTTTGCGCGCGGCATTTTTACGGTGGACCCGAGCGACGTCACGGTGATCGCGCGGGGCAACATTGATGTCAACGGGTCGCGGATCGCGGGGTATGACGGGGGGAGTGTCCTTGTTCGTTCCCTCGAAGGAAATGTGGATGCCGGGACCGGCGGTTCCGGTTCGGCGACGGTGGAGAAGATCTACGTGGACCCGGTGACCCGAGCGATCCGCACGTACGCTCCGACGATTCCCGGGAGCGGCATCCTGGCGACCACCTTTCCGCCTCCTCTGGACACCGCGTTTCCGCCCTCCCGCAACCTCGTTGGCGACATTACGGTCGAGACGCCCCGCGGGAACATCACGGCCAGTGCGGGCGGAGTGGTGCAGTTGCCGCTGAACGGAATCGGCGAGCGGTCCGGAACGGTCATGTTGAACGCGGGCACGCGGGACGAGTCGGGCGCCGTGATCCACGAGGGCAGCATTGACGCCGGGGGCTCCGGGGTGATCGGCAGCAACGTCAAGCTGGAGGCCACCGGCGACATCACGGGCCTGGTGTTTGCCCGCGACAACATTGATCTGAATGCACAGCAGAGCGTGAACGTGACCGCGCTGGCCCAGGGGAGCGTCAGCGTCAACGCAGGGGGCAGCGTCTCCGGAACAATTGTCGGCGTAGGGAGCGTCAACGCGAGCGGTGCGAGCGTGGACGCATCCCTGTTGTCGCAAAACGTGACCGCCACCGGCGATGTGTCTTCGGCGCAGGTCGGCTTCTCCCAGGGGACGGCCGCGGCGGGTGCGAGCCAGAGCCTTCAGGCCGACGACGGCACCCGGAAAGCCGGGACCGATGACAAGAAGTCCGAAGAGGATGACGGCCTTCTGAGGCGGTTGGCCGGCGGGCCCCGCCTGACCCGCACGGTGGGGCGGGTGACGGTCGTCCTCCCCACATCGCAACCCAATTAA